The proteins below come from a single Eucalyptus grandis isolate ANBG69807.140 chromosome 3, ASM1654582v1, whole genome shotgun sequence genomic window:
- the LOC104437951 gene encoding 1-phosphatidylinositol-3-phosphate 5-kinase FAB1A isoform X2: MGTPDNKLSELVDLVKSWIPRRVEPAQLSRDFWMPDHSCRVCYECDSQFTVFNRRHHCRVCGRVFCAKCTANSIPAPSDEQKTGQEDWERIRVCNYCHKQWEQGIVAVDNGNGASAPTPGLSPSPSATSLASTKSSCTCNSGSSTVGSTPYLTGPYQRVPRNSGLSPQSSQMDPTAVEQDDVASVTGIPPYKDAGDRSSNQYSFCINRSDDEYDYYGGYPSDSESRQYCPVIVDDIARMYGPYEAHPDEDNISSKDVSCSPVLENFASPVVDGSKEVGDQEGKLQQGLDSEAPMHDLEETDTEPVDFENNGLLWHIPEPKDEEDEREAILSDDDGEGTSGEWGYLRSSDSFGIAEYRSRDKSNEEHRKAMKNVVEGHFRALLAQLLQVENLSMDDGDRKDNWLDIIASLSWEAATLLKPDMSKGGGMDPGGYVKVKCIACGRRDESKVVKGVVCKKNVAHRRMTSKIDKPRLLILGGALEYQRVTNHLSSFDTLLQQEMDHLKMAVAKINAHDPDVLLVEKSVSRHAQEYLLGKDISLVLNIKRSLLERIARCTGAQIVPSIDHLTSPKLGYCETFHVEKLIEEHGSAGQGGKKLAKTLMFFEGCPKPFGCTILLKGANGDELKKVKHVVQYGIFAAYHLALETSFLADEGASLPELPLRSPITVALPDKLSSVERSISTIPGFSVTSASPLDARPVSEMSLDKGFTLGGSLSADTDKMEGSRSLFPFKGLHKLDPKSNELLSNHYAENFEVGGGESFPMTSASTFKDGSDSSFVSNALSTSEKVRQSDDYRHGDNITLPADNVGKSDLAAAKDGKNYNGEMGSSKEEFPPSPSDHQSILVSLSTRCVWKGTVCERAHLLRIKYYGCFDKPLGRYLRDHLFDQNYHCRSCDMPSEAHVHCYTHRQGSLTISVKRLPEFLLPGEREGKIWMWHRCLRCPRKNGFPPATRRVLMSDAAWGLSFGKFLELSFSNHAAASRVASCGHSLHRDCLRFYGFGRMVACFRYASIDVHSVYLPPAKIEFDYDNQDWIKKEANEVHERAVLLLNDVRNALQRLTEKSPAMSLEGSDKSSESRNQMEELEEMLVKRKAEFEDLLGKVLAGGLKVGHPMIDILEINKLRRQLLFHSYTWDRCLIHALRFNNKSLQGGLNSFTQKPSTAKEKTVTSVEKFVETAVLSNTAKGFSSCDSFLLEKKPHASLNQVENGSEGGEANAVLEIKNSDQDLNNKKQNDTSVSASATIGNSDPLESGKIVQRALSEGEFPIVANLSESLDAAWSGESQLSTTAPEVNSNSTATSSLTVSISAKARSESDVQGSEQNGKPTTSSTPLFPSKGGENSNSLASVGMGIPNIYSSFNTYTAYYQKIGVGEYHPMYVLSYWESERQSGARFFLPVGFNDTIVPVYDDEPTSVIAYALTSPDYHAQISDSEKSKDGLDSSISLPLFDSVNLLSLNSLNDATWDSLKGFGSMDEIISSTSGSRSSQSMDPLLSAKDLHVRVSFNDEGPQGKAKYVVTCYYAKQFEALRRICCPSELDFIRSLSRCKKWGAQGGKSNVFFAKTLDDRFIIKQVTKTELESFIKFAPAYFKYLSESICSGSPTCLAKIVGIYQVSSKHPKGGKETKMDVLVMENLLFRRNITRLYDLKGSSRARYNPDTSGSNKVLLDQNLIEAMPTSPIFVGNKAKRLLERAVWNDTAFLASIDVMDYSLLVGVDEERHELVLGIIDFMRQYTWDKHLETWVKTSGFLGGPKNASPTVISPQMYKKRFRKAMTAYFVMVPDQWTPQTIIRSGSQSDICEDNAQGGNTLD, translated from the exons ATGGGCACCCCCGACAACAAACTATCCGAGCTGGTTGACCTAGTGAAGTCCTGGATCCCTCGGAGGGTCGAGCCAGCGCAGTTATCGAGGGACTTTTGGATGCCTGATCACAGCTGCAGGGTATGTTATGAGTGTGATTCCCAGTTCACTGTCTTCAACCGCAGGCATCACTGTCGAGTATGTGGACGAGTTTTCTGTGCTAAGTGTACGGCGAATTCCATTCCTGCCCCATCTGATGAGCAGAAGACTGGACAGGAAGATTGGGAGAGGATCAGGGTTTGCAACTACTGCCATAAGCAATGGGAGCAGGGGATAGTGGCAGTTGATAATGGAAACGGTGCCAGTGCACCCACACCTGGCCTTAGTCCATCACCGTCTGCAACAAGCTTGGCGAGCACCAAATCAAGCTGCACCTGTAATAGTGGCAGCAGTACTGTGGGTTCCACTCCTTATTTAACTGGACCTTATCAGCGTGTGCCTCGCAATTCCGGTCTTAGCCCTCAATCTTCTCAAATGGATCCAACTGCAGTCGAGCAAGATGATGTAGCTTCTGTGACAGGAATACCACCCTACAAAGATGCAGGGGATCGATCTTCTAACCAGTACAGCTTCTGCATAAATAG gagtgatgatgaatatgacTATTACGGTGGGTATCCTTCAGATTCTGAATCCAGGCAATATTGTCCTGTAATTGTAGATGATATTGCCCGCATGTATGGACCATATGAAGCCCATCCTGATGAAGATAACATCAGTTCTAAAGATGTCAGTTGCTCCCCCGTACTTGAGAATTTTGCTTCCCCAGTTGTAGATGGTAGTAAAGAAGTAGGGGATCAAGAAGGGAAACTGCAGCAGGGTCTGGATAGTGAAGCTCCTATGCATGACTTAGAAGAAACTGATACAGAACCTGTTGACTTTGAGAACAATGGGTTACTTTGGCACATTCCTGAGCCAAAGGATGAGGAGGATGAAAGGGAAGCTATTCTATCTGACGATGATGGGGAAGGCACCAGCGGAGAGTGGGGTTATCTACGCTCTTCAGACAGCTTTGGTATTGCGGAGTACCGTAGCAGGGACAAGTCAAATGAGGAGCACAGGAAGGCCATGAAAAATGTGGTGGAAGGGCATTTTAGGGCTTTGCTAGCCCAACTTTTGCAGGTTGAAAACCTTTCCATGGATGATGGAGATAGGAAAGATAATTGGTTGGATATAATTGCATCTCTTTCTTGGGAGGCTGCCACACTTCTTAAGCCTGATATGAGTAAAGGTGGAGGAATGGACCCTGGTGGATATGTGAAGGTTAAATGCATTGCATGTGGGCGGCGGGATGAGAG TAAGGTGGTCAAAGGAGTTGTTTGCAAGAAAAATGTGGCTCACAGGCGGATGACTTCGAAAATAGATAAGCCACGTCTTCTAATCCTGGGAGGAGCTTTGGAATACCAGAGGGTTACTAATCATCTATCAAGCTTTGATACATTGTTGCAGCAG GAAATGGACCACTTGAAAATGGCTGTTGCGAAGATCAATGCGCATGATCCGGATGTTCTTTTGGTAGAGAAGTCTGTATCTCGCCATGCACAAGAATATCTTCTTGGCAAAGATATATCCCTTGTTTTGAATATTAAGAGGTCACTGTTAGAGCGTATAGCTCGCTGTACCGGTGCACAGATAGTTCCTTCAATCGATCATCTAACATCACCCAAATTGGGGTATTGTGAGACGTTTCACGTGGAGAAGTTGATAGAAGAGCATGGTAGTGCGGGCCAAGGAGGAAAGAAATTGGCAAAGACACTGATGTTTTTTGAGGGTTGCCCAAAGCCCTTTGGTTGTACT ATTTTGCTCAAGGGTGCCAATGGGGACGAGTTGAAGAAGGTAAAACATGTTGTTCAGTATGGAATTTTTGCAGCTTACCACTTGGCGCTAGAGACATCATTTCTTGCTGACGAGGGCGCATCACTCCCAGAGCTACCTTTGAGATCACCGATAACGGTTGCATTACCTGATAAATTATCAAGTGTTGAGAGGTCCATTTCCACCATACCTGGTTTCTCTGTCACATCTGCTAGTCCTTTGGATGCACGACCAGTTAGCGAAATGAGTTTAGATAAAGGCTTTACCTTAGGCGGATCCTTGTCTGCCGACACTGACAAAATGGAAGGTTCGAggtctctttttccttttaaag GTTTGCATAAATTGGATCCTAAGAGCAATGAACTTTTGTCAAACCATTATGCGGAGAATTTTGAGGTGGGTGGAGGGGAATCTTTTCCAATGACATCTGCCAGCACATTCAAAGATGGTTCGGATAGCAGTTTTGTCTCTAATGCTCTTTCCACTTCTGAGAAGGTCCGACAAAGTGACGATTATAGGCATGGCGATAATATTACATTGCCAGCAGATAATGTTGGGAAATCAGATTTGGCAGCTGCAAAAGATGGGAAAAATTATAATGGGGAAATGGGCTCTTCAAAAGAAGAgtttcctccttctccttccgaTCATCAGAGCATTTTAGTTTCTTTATCCACAAGGTGTGTGTGGAAAGGAACTGTATGTGAAAGGGCTCACCTCTTGCGCATTAAATACTATGGATGCTTTGATAAGCCCTTGGGCCGGTACTTACGGGATCACTTGTTTGACCAA AATTACCATTGTCGCTCATGCGACATGCCATCAGAAGCACATGTTCATTGTTACACTCACCGGCAAGGCAGCCTGACAATTTCTGTCAAAAGACTTCCAGAGTTTCTCTTACCAGGAGAACGTGAAGGAAAAATCTGGATGTGGCACAGGTGTCTGCGGTGTCCTCGAAAAAATGGCTTTCCTCCAGCAACTAGAAGAGTACTTATGTCTGATGCAGCGTGGGGATTatcttttgggaaatttttggAGCTGAGCTTTTCCAATCATGCTGCTGCAAGTAGGGTTGCTAGCTGTGGTCATTCACTGCATAGAGATTGTCTCCGCTTCTATGG CTTTGGGAGAATGGTTGCTTGCTTCCGCTATGCTTCCATTGATGTTCATTCTGTTTATCTTCCACCAGCAAAAATTGAGTTTGACTATGATAATCAGGATTggataaaaaaagaagcaaatgag GTTCATGAGCGAGCAGTACTCTTATTAAATGATGTTCGTAATGCTCTTCAAAGGCTAACAGAGAAATCACCTGCGATGTCACTGGAAGGCAGTGATAAATCATCAGAATCAAGAAATCAAATGGAGGAATTGGAAGAGATGCTAGTTAAGCGGAAAGCAGAATTTGAG GACCTACTAGGAAAAGTGCTGGCTGGAGGGTTGAAAGTTGGCCATCCCATGATTGATATtcttgaaattaataaattgcgAAGGCAGTTACTCTTCCATTCTTACACTTGGGATCGATGCCTTATCCATGCATTGAGATTTAATAATAAGAGTCTGCAGGGAGGTTTGAACAGCTTTACTCAAAAACCCAGTACTGCTAAGGAGAAAACTGTCACTTCTGTGGAGAAGTTTGTTGAGACTGCAGTGCTTTCTAATACTGCTAAAGGCTTTAGCAGTTGTGATTCCTTTCTTCTGGAGAAAAAACCTCATGCGAGCCTTAATCAAGTTGAAAATGGCAGTGAAGGTGGTGAGGCAAATGCAGTTCTTGAAATAAAGAATTCAGACCAGgatttaaacaataaaaagcaAAATGATACTTCTGTTTCTGCTAGTGCAACTATTGGCAATTCTGATCCCCTTGAATCTGGGAAAATAGTGCAGAGGGCCTTATCAGAGGGGGAGTTCCCTATAGTTGCAAACTTGTCAGAATCCCTTGATGCAGCATGGAGTGGTGAAAGTCAGCTATCGACTACGGCACCTGAAGTGAACAGCAATTCAACTGCAACCAGTTCTTTAACTGTCTCAATTTCAGCCAAGGCAAGGTCTGAGTCAGATGTTCAGGGTAGTGAGCAAAATGGAAAGCCGACTACGAGTTCTACCCCTTTATTCCCATCGAAGGGAGGTGAAAACTCGAACAGTCTAGCCAGTGTGGGAATGGGTATCCCAAATATCTATAGCTCTTTTAATACTTACACTGCTTATTATCAGAAGATTGGTGTTGGTGAATACCATCCAATGTATGTCCTGTCATATTGGGAGTCAGAAAGGCAAAGTGGTGCCAGGTTTTTTCTCCCAGTAGGTTTTAATGATACCATTGTGCCTGTTTATGATGATGAACCAACCAGTGTTATAGCTTATGCACTCACCTCACCAGATTATCATGCCCAGATATCTGACTCTGAGAAATCAAAAGATGGTCTGGACTCTTCGATCTCATTGCCTCTCTTTGATTCAGTAAATTTACTCTCACTCAATTCACTGAATGACGCAACCTGGGATAGCCTTAAAGGTTTTGGATCAATGGATGAGATTATCTCATCCACATCTGGATCTAGGAGCTCTCAGAGCATGGACCCACTTTTGTCCGCCAAGGATTTGCATGTTAGAGTCTCTTTCAATGATGAGGGCCCTCAAGGAAAGGCCAAGTATGTCGTGACTTGTTATTATGCTAAGCAGTTTGAGGCTTTAAGGAGGATTTGTTGCCCATCGGAATTGGATTTTATACGGTCTCTTAGTCGTTGTAAGAAATGGGGTGCCCAGGGTGGCAAGAGCAATGTTTTTTTTGCCAAGACCTTGGATGACCGGTTCATCATCAAACAGGTTACAAAGACAGAGTTGGAATCTTTCATCAAATTTGCTCCtgcttattttaaatatttgtctGAGTCGATCTGTTCTGGGAGTCCGACTTGCTTGGCAAAGATTGTTGGCATATATCAG GTTTCTTCCAAGCACCCTAAAGGAGGGAAGGAAACAAAGATGGATGTTCTGGTGATGGAAAATCTTCTCTTTCGCCGTAACATCACACGCCTTTATGACCTCAAAGGATCTTCAAGAGCAAGGTACAATCCTGATACCAGTGGGAGCAATAAAGTATTACTGGATCAGAACTTGATCGAAGCAATGCCAACCTCTCCGATATTTGTTGGAAATAAGGCAAAGCGTTTGCTTGAGAGAGCTGTCTGGAATGACACTGCATTTCTCGCT TCTATTGATGTGATGGACTACTCATTACTTGTTGGAGTAGATGAGGAAAGGCACGAGCTGGTTCTTGGCATTATCGATTTTATGAGGCAATATACATGGGATAAGCACCTTGAGACTTGGGTGAAGACGTCAGGCTTTCTTGGCGGGCCAAAGAATGCGTCTCCGACCGTGATCTCGCCTCAAATGTACAAGAAACGTTTTAGAAAAGCTATGACTGCATACTTTGTCATGGTGCCAGATCAGTGGACACCTCAAACAATAATCCGCAGCGGCTCGCAGTCTGACATTTGCGAGGACAATGCCCAAGGTGGGAACACCTTAGATTGA
- the LOC104437951 gene encoding 1-phosphatidylinositol-3-phosphate 5-kinase FAB1A isoform X3 — MGTPDNKLSELVDLVKSWIPRRVEPAQLSRDFWMPDHSCRVCYECDSQFTVFNRRHHCRVCGRVFCAKCTANSIPAPSDEQKTGQEDWERIRVCNYCHKQWEQGIVAVDNGNGASAPTPGLSPSPSATSLASTKSSCTCNSGSSTVGSTPYLTGPYQRVPRNSGLSPQSSQMDPTAVEQDDVASVTGIPPYKDAGDRSSNQYSFCINRSDDEYDYYGGYPSDSESRQYCPVIVDDIARMYGPYEAHPDEDNISSKDVSCSPVLENFASPVVDGSKEVGDQEGKLQQGLDSEAPMHDLEETDTEPVDFENNGLLWHIPEPKDEEDEREAILSDDDGEGTSGEWGYLRSSDSFGIAEYRSRDKSNEEHRKAMKNVVEGHFRALLAQLLQVENLSMDDGDRKDNWLDIIASLSWEAATLLKPDMSKGGGMDPGGYVKVKCIACGRRDESKVVKGVVCKKNVAHRRMTSKIDKPRLLILGGALEYQRVTNHLSSFDTLLQQEMDHLKMAVAKINAHDPDVLLVEKSVSRHAQEYLLGKDISLVLNIKRSLLERIARCTGAQIVPSIDHLTSPKLGYCETFHVEKLIEEHGSAGQGGKKLAKTLMFFEGCPKPFGCTILLKGANGDELKKVKHVVQYGIFAAYHLALETSFLADEGASLPELPLRSPITVALPDKLSSVERSISTIPGFSVTSASPLDARPVSEMSLDKGFTLGGSLSADTDKMEGLHKLDPKSNELLSNHYAENFEVGGGESFPMTSASTFKDGSDSSFVSNALSTSEKVRQSDDYRHGDNITLPADNVGKSDLAAAKDGKNYNGEMGSSKEEFPPSPSDHQSILVSLSTRCVWKGTVCERAHLLRIKYYGCFDKPLGRYLRDHLFDQNYHCRSCDMPSEAHVHCYTHRQGSLTISVKRLPEFLLPGEREGKIWMWHRCLRCPRKNGFPPATRRVLMSDAAWGLSFGKFLELSFSNHAAASRVASCGHSLHRDCLRFYGFGRMVACFRYASIDVHSVYLPPAKIEFDYDNQDWIKKEANEVHERAVLLLNDVRNALQRLTEKSPAMSLEGSDKSSESRNQMEELEEMLVKRKAEFEDLLGKVLAGGLKVGHPMIDILEINKLRRQLLFHSYTWDRCLIHALRFNNKSLQGGLNSFTQKPSTAKEKTVTSVEKFVETAVLSNTAKGFSSCDSFLLEKKPHASLNQVENGSEGGEANAVLEIKNSDQDLNNKKQNDTSVSASATIGNSDPLESGKIVQRALSEGEFPIVANLSESLDAAWSGESQLSTTAPEVNSNSTATSSLTVSISAKARSESDVQGSEQNGKPTTSSTPLFPSKGGENSNSLASVGMGIPNIYSSFNTYTAYYQKIGVGEYHPMYVLSYWESERQSGARFFLPVGFNDTIVPVYDDEPTSVIAYALTSPDYHAQISDSEKSKDGLDSSISLPLFDSVNLLSLNSLNDATWDSLKGFGSMDEIISSTSGSRSSQSMDPLLSAKDLHVRVSFNDEGPQGKAKYVVTCYYAKQFEALRRICCPSELDFIRSLSRCKKWGAQGGKSNVFFAKTLDDRFIIKQVTKTELESFIKFAPAYFKYLSESICSGSPTCLAKIVGIYQVSSKHPKGGKETKMDVLVMENLLFRRNITRLYDLKGSSRARYNPDTSGSNKVLLDQNLIEAMPTSPIFVGNKAKRLLERAVWNDTAFLASIDVMDYSLLVGVDEERHELVLGIIDFMRQYTWDKHLETWVKTSGFLGGPKNASPTVISPQMYKKRFRKAMTAYFVMVPDQWTPQTIIRSGSQSDICEDNAQGGNTLD; from the exons ATGGGCACCCCCGACAACAAACTATCCGAGCTGGTTGACCTAGTGAAGTCCTGGATCCCTCGGAGGGTCGAGCCAGCGCAGTTATCGAGGGACTTTTGGATGCCTGATCACAGCTGCAGGGTATGTTATGAGTGTGATTCCCAGTTCACTGTCTTCAACCGCAGGCATCACTGTCGAGTATGTGGACGAGTTTTCTGTGCTAAGTGTACGGCGAATTCCATTCCTGCCCCATCTGATGAGCAGAAGACTGGACAGGAAGATTGGGAGAGGATCAGGGTTTGCAACTACTGCCATAAGCAATGGGAGCAGGGGATAGTGGCAGTTGATAATGGAAACGGTGCCAGTGCACCCACACCTGGCCTTAGTCCATCACCGTCTGCAACAAGCTTGGCGAGCACCAAATCAAGCTGCACCTGTAATAGTGGCAGCAGTACTGTGGGTTCCACTCCTTATTTAACTGGACCTTATCAGCGTGTGCCTCGCAATTCCGGTCTTAGCCCTCAATCTTCTCAAATGGATCCAACTGCAGTCGAGCAAGATGATGTAGCTTCTGTGACAGGAATACCACCCTACAAAGATGCAGGGGATCGATCTTCTAACCAGTACAGCTTCTGCATAAATAG gagtgatgatgaatatgacTATTACGGTGGGTATCCTTCAGATTCTGAATCCAGGCAATATTGTCCTGTAATTGTAGATGATATTGCCCGCATGTATGGACCATATGAAGCCCATCCTGATGAAGATAACATCAGTTCTAAAGATGTCAGTTGCTCCCCCGTACTTGAGAATTTTGCTTCCCCAGTTGTAGATGGTAGTAAAGAAGTAGGGGATCAAGAAGGGAAACTGCAGCAGGGTCTGGATAGTGAAGCTCCTATGCATGACTTAGAAGAAACTGATACAGAACCTGTTGACTTTGAGAACAATGGGTTACTTTGGCACATTCCTGAGCCAAAGGATGAGGAGGATGAAAGGGAAGCTATTCTATCTGACGATGATGGGGAAGGCACCAGCGGAGAGTGGGGTTATCTACGCTCTTCAGACAGCTTTGGTATTGCGGAGTACCGTAGCAGGGACAAGTCAAATGAGGAGCACAGGAAGGCCATGAAAAATGTGGTGGAAGGGCATTTTAGGGCTTTGCTAGCCCAACTTTTGCAGGTTGAAAACCTTTCCATGGATGATGGAGATAGGAAAGATAATTGGTTGGATATAATTGCATCTCTTTCTTGGGAGGCTGCCACACTTCTTAAGCCTGATATGAGTAAAGGTGGAGGAATGGACCCTGGTGGATATGTGAAGGTTAAATGCATTGCATGTGGGCGGCGGGATGAGAG TAAGGTGGTCAAAGGAGTTGTTTGCAAGAAAAATGTGGCTCACAGGCGGATGACTTCGAAAATAGATAAGCCACGTCTTCTAATCCTGGGAGGAGCTTTGGAATACCAGAGGGTTACTAATCATCTATCAAGCTTTGATACATTGTTGCAGCAG GAAATGGACCACTTGAAAATGGCTGTTGCGAAGATCAATGCGCATGATCCGGATGTTCTTTTGGTAGAGAAGTCTGTATCTCGCCATGCACAAGAATATCTTCTTGGCAAAGATATATCCCTTGTTTTGAATATTAAGAGGTCACTGTTAGAGCGTATAGCTCGCTGTACCGGTGCACAGATAGTTCCTTCAATCGATCATCTAACATCACCCAAATTGGGGTATTGTGAGACGTTTCACGTGGAGAAGTTGATAGAAGAGCATGGTAGTGCGGGCCAAGGAGGAAAGAAATTGGCAAAGACACTGATGTTTTTTGAGGGTTGCCCAAAGCCCTTTGGTTGTACT ATTTTGCTCAAGGGTGCCAATGGGGACGAGTTGAAGAAGGTAAAACATGTTGTTCAGTATGGAATTTTTGCAGCTTACCACTTGGCGCTAGAGACATCATTTCTTGCTGACGAGGGCGCATCACTCCCAGAGCTACCTTTGAGATCACCGATAACGGTTGCATTACCTGATAAATTATCAAGTGTTGAGAGGTCCATTTCCACCATACCTGGTTTCTCTGTCACATCTGCTAGTCCTTTGGATGCACGACCAGTTAGCGAAATGAGTTTAGATAAAGGCTTTACCTTAGGCGGATCCTTGTCTGCCGACACTGACAAAATGGAAG GTTTGCATAAATTGGATCCTAAGAGCAATGAACTTTTGTCAAACCATTATGCGGAGAATTTTGAGGTGGGTGGAGGGGAATCTTTTCCAATGACATCTGCCAGCACATTCAAAGATGGTTCGGATAGCAGTTTTGTCTCTAATGCTCTTTCCACTTCTGAGAAGGTCCGACAAAGTGACGATTATAGGCATGGCGATAATATTACATTGCCAGCAGATAATGTTGGGAAATCAGATTTGGCAGCTGCAAAAGATGGGAAAAATTATAATGGGGAAATGGGCTCTTCAAAAGAAGAgtttcctccttctccttccgaTCATCAGAGCATTTTAGTTTCTTTATCCACAAGGTGTGTGTGGAAAGGAACTGTATGTGAAAGGGCTCACCTCTTGCGCATTAAATACTATGGATGCTTTGATAAGCCCTTGGGCCGGTACTTACGGGATCACTTGTTTGACCAA AATTACCATTGTCGCTCATGCGACATGCCATCAGAAGCACATGTTCATTGTTACACTCACCGGCAAGGCAGCCTGACAATTTCTGTCAAAAGACTTCCAGAGTTTCTCTTACCAGGAGAACGTGAAGGAAAAATCTGGATGTGGCACAGGTGTCTGCGGTGTCCTCGAAAAAATGGCTTTCCTCCAGCAACTAGAAGAGTACTTATGTCTGATGCAGCGTGGGGATTatcttttgggaaatttttggAGCTGAGCTTTTCCAATCATGCTGCTGCAAGTAGGGTTGCTAGCTGTGGTCATTCACTGCATAGAGATTGTCTCCGCTTCTATGG CTTTGGGAGAATGGTTGCTTGCTTCCGCTATGCTTCCATTGATGTTCATTCTGTTTATCTTCCACCAGCAAAAATTGAGTTTGACTATGATAATCAGGATTggataaaaaaagaagcaaatgag GTTCATGAGCGAGCAGTACTCTTATTAAATGATGTTCGTAATGCTCTTCAAAGGCTAACAGAGAAATCACCTGCGATGTCACTGGAAGGCAGTGATAAATCATCAGAATCAAGAAATCAAATGGAGGAATTGGAAGAGATGCTAGTTAAGCGGAAAGCAGAATTTGAG GACCTACTAGGAAAAGTGCTGGCTGGAGGGTTGAAAGTTGGCCATCCCATGATTGATATtcttgaaattaataaattgcgAAGGCAGTTACTCTTCCATTCTTACACTTGGGATCGATGCCTTATCCATGCATTGAGATTTAATAATAAGAGTCTGCAGGGAGGTTTGAACAGCTTTACTCAAAAACCCAGTACTGCTAAGGAGAAAACTGTCACTTCTGTGGAGAAGTTTGTTGAGACTGCAGTGCTTTCTAATACTGCTAAAGGCTTTAGCAGTTGTGATTCCTTTCTTCTGGAGAAAAAACCTCATGCGAGCCTTAATCAAGTTGAAAATGGCAGTGAAGGTGGTGAGGCAAATGCAGTTCTTGAAATAAAGAATTCAGACCAGgatttaaacaataaaaagcaAAATGATACTTCTGTTTCTGCTAGTGCAACTATTGGCAATTCTGATCCCCTTGAATCTGGGAAAATAGTGCAGAGGGCCTTATCAGAGGGGGAGTTCCCTATAGTTGCAAACTTGTCAGAATCCCTTGATGCAGCATGGAGTGGTGAAAGTCAGCTATCGACTACGGCACCTGAAGTGAACAGCAATTCAACTGCAACCAGTTCTTTAACTGTCTCAATTTCAGCCAAGGCAAGGTCTGAGTCAGATGTTCAGGGTAGTGAGCAAAATGGAAAGCCGACTACGAGTTCTACCCCTTTATTCCCATCGAAGGGAGGTGAAAACTCGAACAGTCTAGCCAGTGTGGGAATGGGTATCCCAAATATCTATAGCTCTTTTAATACTTACACTGCTTATTATCAGAAGATTGGTGTTGGTGAATACCATCCAATGTATGTCCTGTCATATTGGGAGTCAGAAAGGCAAAGTGGTGCCAGGTTTTTTCTCCCAGTAGGTTTTAATGATACCATTGTGCCTGTTTATGATGATGAACCAACCAGTGTTATAGCTTATGCACTCACCTCACCAGATTATCATGCCCAGATATCTGACTCTGAGAAATCAAAAGATGGTCTGGACTCTTCGATCTCATTGCCTCTCTTTGATTCAGTAAATTTACTCTCACTCAATTCACTGAATGACGCAACCTGGGATAGCCTTAAAGGTTTTGGATCAATGGATGAGATTATCTCATCCACATCTGGATCTAGGAGCTCTCAGAGCATGGACCCACTTTTGTCCGCCAAGGATTTGCATGTTAGAGTCTCTTTCAATGATGAGGGCCCTCAAGGAAAGGCCAAGTATGTCGTGACTTGTTATTATGCTAAGCAGTTTGAGGCTTTAAGGAGGATTTGTTGCCCATCGGAATTGGATTTTATACGGTCTCTTAGTCGTTGTAAGAAATGGGGTGCCCAGGGTGGCAAGAGCAATGTTTTTTTTGCCAAGACCTTGGATGACCGGTTCATCATCAAACAGGTTACAAAGACAGAGTTGGAATCTTTCATCAAATTTGCTCCtgcttattttaaatatttgtctGAGTCGATCTGTTCTGGGAGTCCGACTTGCTTGGCAAAGATTGTTGGCATATATCAG GTTTCTTCCAAGCACCCTAAAGGAGGGAAGGAAACAAAGATGGATGTTCTGGTGATGGAAAATCTTCTCTTTCGCCGTAACATCACACGCCTTTATGACCTCAAAGGATCTTCAAGAGCAAGGTACAATCCTGATACCAGTGGGAGCAATAAAGTATTACTGGATCAGAACTTGATCGAAGCAATGCCAACCTCTCCGATATTTGTTGGAAATAAGGCAAAGCGTTTGCTTGAGAGAGCTGTCTGGAATGACACTGCATTTCTCGCT TCTATTGATGTGATGGACTACTCATTACTTGTTGGAGTAGATGAGGAAAGGCACGAGCTGGTTCTTGGCATTATCGATTTTATGAGGCAATATACATGGGATAAGCACCTTGAGACTTGGGTGAAGACGTCAGGCTTTCTTGGCGGGCCAAAGAATGCGTCTCCGACCGTGATCTCGCCTCAAATGTACAAGAAACGTTTTAGAAAAGCTATGACTGCATACTTTGTCATGGTGCCAGATCAGTGGACACCTCAAACAATAATCCGCAGCGGCTCGCAGTCTGACATTTGCGAGGACAATGCCCAAGGTGGGAACACCTTAGATTGA